The genomic interval CAGGCGGCTCAGGACAAGAGTGTTGCCGCGGTCGGTGGTGACCTCGACATAGTGGTCCGAGACTGCCAGATGCAGTAGCCGGCCGCGCTGGCCGTGTGGCAGGCGGCTGAGCAATTGCGGCGTGTCAGTGACGGGTGCAACGGGCGTGCTGCGTCTGGCAAACAGGGCCGCCAACATGGTCACCGCCGACGCGATAATCATGCAGTAAACCGCCAGCGTTGCAGCGCCCACGGGTTGCACGTCGCCGAAGACAACGGCGTTGATGGCGAGAACAAACAGCACGATGGGAATACCCGCCAGCGCCCCGCCAATGGCGGCGCGCAGCATTTTGGGTGCGCGGTGGGAAATCTGTCGTTCGAGCGTGCTGGCAACCACCGTGCCGATGATGGCGGTGCCAAAGACCACGGCGGCCCAATAGGCGAGGCGTGCAGGCACCGGCATTGCGAATGTGCCGAACGGCCCGACCAGACCAACAAGCAGACTCAGCACGCCAAGCGCAATCCAGCTGCGGGCATCGCTGGCCAAAGCGCGCAGTTCACGAAGCGTGGATAGCATGGGCAATCTGTTCACGTAGGGAAATGGTCATTGGCGCAAAGCCTGTTGTGACGCGGAGTCTAGAGGTTCATGGCGGGCTGGCAATCCCTCCGAGGTTTCCATGTCGTTGCAACCGTTGCTGTCCGCCGATTTCACCATTCAGCTGCACGCCTTTTCGGCGATCGCTGCATTCTTTCTGGGCGGCTTCGTGCTGTGGCGCAAGAAGGGCACCGCGCTGCACAAGGCGCTGGGTCGCATCTGGGTGGGGCTGATGCTGGTGGTGGCGACCAGCGCGCTGTTCATCCACGAGATCAGGCTGATCGGGCCGTTCAGCCCGATCCACATCTTTGTGGTGATCACCTATGTGGGCA from Devosia sp. 2618 carries:
- a CDS encoding DUF2306 domain-containing protein codes for the protein MSLQPLLSADFTIQLHAFSAIAAFFLGGFVLWRKKGTALHKALGRIWVGLMLVVATSALFIHEIRLIGPFSPIHIFVVITYVGIGNGLWAIIVKHDVATHRACMQAVYLGAVLLAGAFTFLPGRRMSAVLFGENAGWTPSLIFIGIALALTGVVWMRLRRPA
- a CDS encoding LytTR family transcriptional regulator DNA-binding domain-containing protein, which produces MLSTLRELRALASDARSWIALGVLSLLVGLVGPFGTFAMPVPARLAYWAAVVFGTAIIGTVVASTLERQISHRAPKMLRAAIGGALAGIPIVLFVLAINAVVFGDVQPVGAATLAVYCMIIASAVTMLAALFARRSTPVAPVTDTPQLLSRLPHGQRGRLLHLAVSDHYVEVTTDRGNTLVLSRLSDAIREAAPVEGLQVHRSHWVALDAVLKPSRQSGRPALELTNGTIVPISRSYLPAAKAAGLIG